In one Rhopalosiphum padi isolate XX-2018 chromosome 3, ASM2088224v1, whole genome shotgun sequence genomic region, the following are encoded:
- the LOC132924761 gene encoding probable lysine-specific demethylase 4B, whose protein sequence is MKCVPKPVTLESLKVKHPAGNDANLSNSFGYNSLCAGPKVSLISGVKKITCILKLRYGNINKLGTVLHYVNQDYGIKIDVVNTAYLYFGMSKTSFSWNTEDMELYSINYIHEGSPKSWYEIPPGRRFERVANSFFSADFSMCAAYFRHKMCIISPQSLASHNVSFDKITQEKGEFIITFSFGYHAGFNHSFNMAESTNFASPR, encoded by the exons atgaaatgcgTACCCAAGCCAG TAACGTTAGAATCTCTAAAGGTGAAGCATCCAGCTGGAAATGACGCTAATCTgtcaa ATTCATTCGGTTATAACTCACTTTGTGCTGGTCccaaagtgagtcttataagcggCGTCAAAAAAATTACATGTATTCTTAAATTAAGGTATGGGAATATTAATAAACTGGGCACAGTATTGCATTACGTCAATCAGGATTATGGAATTAAAATTGATGTAGTCAATACAGCCTATCTCTATTTTGGAATGTCGAAAACATCATTTTCATGGAATACTGAAGATATGgaattatacagtataaattatattcacgaAGGAAGCCCAAAGTCATG gtatGAAATACCACCAGGACGGCGGTTTGAAAGAGTAGCTAATAGCTTTTTTTCTGCAGACTTTTCGATGTGTGCAGCatattttagacataaaatgtgtattatatctCCACAATCATTAGCTAGTCACAATGTTTCATTTGACAAG ataacacAAGAGAAAGGAGagtttataataactttttcatTTGGGTATCATGCTGGTTTCAACCATAGTTTTAATATGGCTGAATCCACAAACTTCGCATCGCCCCGTTGA